From the genome of Longimicrobiales bacterium, one region includes:
- a CDS encoding metal-sulfur cluster assembly factor — MSVAELPVVRRLDVGLPSHISVHKSGGRDIWSVPLTVMPADVLQATWDALNEVLDPEIPISLPELGLIYGVEVEKGVARVLLTFTATACPCMEFIREDITDRLESELWIDSVEIEEVWDPLWSNERITKEGREKLRLLGIGV; from the coding sequence ATGAGTGTCGCCGAACTGCCCGTTGTCCGTCGTCTCGACGTCGGCCTTCCGTCGCACATCTCAGTCCACAAGAGCGGCGGACGCGATATCTGGTCAGTGCCCCTGACCGTGATGCCCGCTGATGTTTTGCAGGCGACGTGGGATGCGCTCAACGAAGTGCTCGACCCGGAGATTCCGATCAGCCTGCCGGAGTTGGGGCTGATCTACGGAGTTGAGGTCGAGAAGGGAGTGGCACGTGTGCTCCTCACGTTCACGGCTACGGCGTGCCCGTGCATGGAATTCATCCGCGAGGATATCACGGACCGTCTCGAATCGGAGTTGTGGATCGACTCTGTGGAGATCGAAGAAGTCTGGGACCCGCTGTGGAGCAACGAACGAATCACAAAAGAGGGTCGAGAAAAGCTTCGCTTGCTCGGGAT
- a CDS encoding phenylacetate-CoA oxygenase subunit PaaI: MSPFTEDELKQKVNDGYMVEGPEDMTEGYRKALRVQLTVQADTELMSAPSYWMAARHAPSTNTQVSAHAIIQDELAHANIAYRLLEDIGESKEQLVYGRQPHEFKHPYGFDQPLDNWADLVVANGFFDRAGITLLSDVYQNTSYAPLKRALVKIDMEETFHLRHGEVWMRRLAKAGGEAKEMVQQSVDWMFPMTIEWFGLPDDRKRHSGQLDYKLKGLTNDQLRQVWMASTVPLCEELGLKAPAHFDTVKGEYVLDYPFPCQYDVAEKRWAFDEGEISWDDVFARWKGRGPMNEIYVESVQRSRMDVSRWFNGKVA; the protein is encoded by the coding sequence ATGAGCCCATTCACCGAAGACGAGCTCAAGCAGAAGGTCAACGACGGATACATGGTCGAAGGACCCGAAGACATGACGGAGGGATATCGGAAGGCTCTTCGCGTGCAGCTGACGGTGCAAGCCGATACCGAGCTCATGAGCGCACCTTCCTACTGGATGGCGGCGAGACACGCCCCGTCGACCAACACGCAGGTGTCCGCCCACGCGATCATCCAGGACGAGCTGGCTCACGCGAACATCGCGTACCGTCTTCTAGAGGACATCGGTGAGTCGAAGGAGCAGCTCGTGTACGGCAGGCAGCCACACGAGTTCAAGCATCCCTATGGATTCGACCAGCCGCTCGACAACTGGGCTGACCTCGTCGTCGCGAACGGGTTCTTCGATCGAGCCGGCATCACGCTTCTGTCGGACGTCTACCAGAACACGTCATACGCGCCGCTCAAGAGAGCGCTCGTGAAGATCGATATGGAGGAGACGTTCCACCTGCGGCACGGTGAGGTGTGGATGCGCCGGTTGGCCAAGGCCGGTGGTGAGGCTAAGGAGATGGTTCAGCAGTCGGTCGACTGGATGTTCCCGATGACCATTGAGTGGTTCGGGCTCCCTGATGATCGCAAGCGTCACTCGGGTCAGCTCGACTACAAGCTGAAGGGCCTGACCAATGATCAGCTCCGGCAGGTCTGGATGGCGTCCACCGTCCCGCTCTGTGAAGAACTCGGACTCAAGGCGCCTGCCCACTTCGACACCGTGAAGGGTGAGTACGTACTCGACTATCCGTTCCCATGTCAGTACGACGTCGCCGAGAAGCGCTGGGCGTTCGACGAGGGCGAGATCAGCTGGGACGACGTTTTCGCTCGCTGGAAGGGTCGTGGCCCGATGAACGAGATCTACGTGGAGTCGGTCCAGCGTTCTCGCATGGACGTTTCGCGCTGGTTCAACGGCAAAGTCGCCTGA